One genomic window of Sardina pilchardus chromosome 15, fSarPil1.1, whole genome shotgun sequence includes the following:
- the ddx59 gene encoding probable ATP-dependent RNA helicase DDX59 — MFVPRSLKVKKASDSPQVAKKCKVSVEEVKRTPDPSCSVTETPDGIAGTIQNQEPVETIANSATDSTAKSDNLCTEPELPDDESVGEDPEYEEPVKSFKKSQRWPEPGDPVCVMCGRYGEYICDSTDNDVCSLECKASHLACMGKGLLADILSRSQATVDKSSQPACTALGTAVDEQKEDYSYSQEDFISSLTEEQVQRVKRELGIVTDGQDVSRPIIEFEHCRFPPVLSKNLSKAGYEAPTPIQMQMIPVALSSRDVVASADTGSGKTMAFLLPVIIRALQRQTRRAPSSPTGLILTPTRELAIQIERQAKELVVGLPNMRTALLVGGMPMPPQLHRLKQSIKIIIATPGRLLEILKQKAVQLDGVKTVVVDEADTMLKLGFQQQVLDILEEVPKDRQTLLTSATIPIATEQLAERLTQDPVRITIGEKNQPCANVRQIVLWVEEPSKKKKLFEILNDRKLYQPPVVVFVDCKLGADLLCEAVQKVMDLKTVAIHSDKTQHERNRILKGLLDGDFEVVISTGVLGRGLDLVNVKLVVNFDMPSNMDEYVHQIGRAGRLGHRGSAITFLNNSHKRLFLQVTNRVKPTGSQLPPQLLNSPYLHEQQRREKQQRKEDTVVTKENLLDIIRRHDRSSVRK, encoded by the exons ATGTTCGTGCCAAGATCACTGAAGGTAAAGAAAGCCTCAGACAGTCCTCAAGTAGCGAAGAAGTGTAAAGTGAGTGTGGAGGAAGTCAAGAGAACACCAGACCCCAGCTGTTCCGTGACAGAAACACCTGATGGTATCGCAGGAACCATACAAAATCAGGAGCCCGTTGAAACGATAGCAAACAGTGCCACAGACAGCACTGCTAAGAGCGACAACCTTTGCACTGAACCCGAGCTGCCCGACGACGAATCAGTGGGAGAAGACCCCGAATATGAGGAACCTGTGAAGTCTTTCAAAAAGAGTCAGAGATGGCCAGAGCCGGGAGATCCCGTTTGTGTCATGTGTGGACGATATGGTGAATACATTTGCGACAGCACAGACAATGACGTATGCAGTCTAGAGTGCAAGGCGAGTCACCTGGCATGTATGGGAAAAGGTTTGTTGGCAGATATTCTGAGTCGCAGTCAAGCAACAGTGGACAAATCGTCTCAGCCAGCTTGCACAGCTCTGGGCACTGCAGTGGACGAGCAGAAGGAGGACTATTCATACAGTCAGGAGGACTTCATTTCTTCCTTGACAGAGGAACAAGTGCAGCGAGTTAAACGAGAGTTGGGTATTGTGACAGATGGCCAAGATGTGTCCAGACCCATTATTGAGTTTGAGCATTGTCGTTTCCCTCCAGTCCTCAGCAAGAATCTTAGCAAGGCTGGATATGAGGCACCCACCCCCATCCAAATGCAGATGATCCCTGTGGCACTCAGCAGCCGGGATGTGGTTGCCAGTGCCGACACAGGCTCAGGGAAGACAATGGCTTTTCTTCTGCCAGTGATTATTCGGGCCTTGCAG AGACAAACTCGACGAGCTCCTTCCAGTCCGACAGGCCTCATTCTCACCCCGACGAGGGAGCTGGCCATCCAGATCGAGAGGCAGGCCAAGGAGCTGGTCGTGGGGCTGCCCAACATGCGGACAGCCCTGCTGGTGGGAGGCATGCCGATGCCCCCTCAGCTCCACAGGCTCAAGCAAAGCATCAAG ATAATTATAGCGACCCCTGGGAGACTCCTTGAAATCTTAAAACAGAAGGCCGTGCAGCTCGATGGAGTGAAGACGGTGGTTGTGGATGAG GCAGACACCATGCTAAAGTTGGGCTTTCAGCAGCAAGTCCTTGATATCCTGGAGGAAGTTCCAAAAGACAGGCAAACTCTGCTGACATCTGCCACTATTCCCATAGCAACTGAGCAGTTAGCAGAACGTTTAACGCAGGATCCTGTCCGGATAACCATTGGAGAGAAGAACCAACCATGTGCCAATGTCCGGCAGATAGTTCTCTGGGTCGAAGAGCCATCAAAGAAGAAGAAACTTTTTGAAATTCTGAAT GACAGGAAGCTTTACCAGCCGCCTGTGGTGGTATTTGTGGACTGTAAGCTCGGAGCTGACCTGCTCTGTGAGGCTGTGCAGAAGGTGATGGATCTTAAAACGGTGGCCATTCACTCTGACAAGACCCAGCATGAACGCAACAGGATTCTGAAG GGCCTGCTTGATGGAGACTTTGAAGTGGTCATCAGCACTGGAGTTTTGGGCAGAGGCCTCGACTTGGTCAATGTCAAGCTAGTAGTGAACTTCGACATGCCTTCCAACATGGATGAATATGTTCATCAG ATTGGCAGAGCTGGAAGACTGGGTCATAGAGGCAGTGCGATTACATTCCTCAACAACAGCCACAAGCGTCTGTTTCTTCAGGTTACAAACCGAGTGAAGCCCACAGGATCCCAGTTGCCGCCTCAGCTCCTCAACTCCCCATATCTGCATGAGCAGCAGCGAAGAGAGAAGCAGCAGAGAAAGGAGGACACTGTTGTCACCAAGGAGAACCTGCTTGATATCATTAGAAGACATGACAGAAGTTCTGTTAGGAAATAG